In Oryza brachyantha chromosome 1, ObraRS2, whole genome shotgun sequence, the following are encoded in one genomic region:
- the LOC102710936 gene encoding anthocyanin regulatory Lc protein-like: protein MMGSAPNSVVEGEEEEEALEPGTMRFRKQLAAAVRSISWSYAIFWSISTSRPGVLTWNDGFYNGETKTRKITRSTMELTAEQLVLQRSEQLRELYNALLSGDGGRGRGRRPITALSPEDLGDVEWYYVICMTYAFRPGQCLPGKSFASNGCAWLCNAQCADSKTFPRKLLAKSASIQTIVCIPFMNGVLELGTTDPVSEEPNVVNRIATSFWELQLPATSSDASAVLFDDLVHSAVLEDMLPGPATAAEIGDGAAADLEQTAMEIDEMIYSLIGDCQEDGLDDADIFVVPSLVEDDNNGGGGGGWLLRRVAASPASCFVAWKRTGSDEEEAAVVAGESPGQKLLKKAVGGGAWMKNNGRGPGNSMKNHVVSERRRREKLNEMFLILKSLIPSINKVDKASILAETIAYLKELERRVQELESSRQGVPRDEPDIAGNKKQASAGAKAKRKKPPSSEVAGAGGGAAREHHHHSWVVHSEEEEEGAATASDVHVMIVTEKEQLQVEVRCRWKELVMTRVFDAIKSLRLDVLSVQASAPDGLLRLNIRAKYASSAAVPPGVISEALRTAVGN, encoded by the exons ATGATGGGGTCTGCTCCTAATTCAGTAGTTgagggggaagaagaagaagaagccctAGAGCCAGGGACGATGCGATTCAGGAAACAGCTTGCTGCTGCCGTGAGGAGCATCAGTTGGAGTTACGCCATCTTTTGGTCCATTTCAACGTCTCGTCCAGG GGTTCTGACATGGAATGACGGGTTCTACAACGGCGAgacgaagacgaggaagataACAAGGTCAACGATGGAGCTCACGGCTGAGCAGCTCGTCCTGCAAAGGAGCGAGCAACTGAGAGAACTGTACAACGCTCTcctctccggcgacggcggccgtggCCGTGGGAGGAGGCCCATCACCGCCTTGTCACCGGAGGATCTCGGGGACGTCGAATGGTACTACGTCATCTGCATGACGTACGCCTTCAGGCCTGGACAATG TTTGCCAGGTAAAAGCTTTGCAAGCAATGGATGTGCCTGGCTGTGCAACGCTCAGTGTGCTGACAGCAAAACCTTCCCACGCAAACTCTTAGCAAAG AGCGCTTCTATTCAG ACAATTGTCTGCATTCCATTCATGAATGGCGTTCTTGAGCTTGGGACCACTGATCCA GTGTCGGAGGAACCAAACGTGGTGAACAGAATCGCCACATCTTTCTGGGAGCTTCAGCTTCCGGCAACCTCGTCGGACGCCAGCGCCGTACTGTTCGACGACCTCGTCCACAGCGCCGTCCTCGAAGATATGCTCCCAGGCCCAGCGACAGCAGCAGagatcggcgacggcgccgccgccgacctcgaGCAAACCGCCATGGAGATCGACGAGATGATCTACAGCCTGATCGGCGACTGCCAGGAGGACGGCCTGGACGACGCCGACATCTTCGTCGTGCCCTCGCTCGTCGAGGACGAcaacaacggcggcggcggcggcggctggctcCTGCGCCGCGTTGCTGCCTCTCCCGCGTCGTGCTTCGTGGCTTGGAAGAGAACGGGCtcggacgaggaggaggcggcggtggtcgccGGGGAGTCGCCGGGACAGAAGTTGCTGAAGAAagccgtgggcggcggcgcgtggatGAAGAACAATGGCCGTGGCCCAGGTAATAGCATGAAGAACCATGTCGTGTCGGAGAGAAGGCGGCGGGAGAAGCTCAACGAGATGTTCCTCATTCTCAAATCACTCATCCCGTCCATCAACAag GTGGACAAGGCATCCATCCTTGCGGAGACGATAGCCTACCTCAAGGAGCTGGAGAGGAGGGTGCAGGAGCTCGAGTCCAGCAGACAAGGCGTGCCCCGAGACGAACCTGACATCGCCGGGAACAAGAAGCAGGCCTCTGCAGGGGCCAAGGCCAAGAGGAAGAAGCCGCCGTCTTCagaggtcgccggcgccggcggcggagcagcgagagagcaccaccaccacagctGGGTGGTGCActccgaggaggaggaggagggggcggcgacCGCGAGCGACGTGCATGTGATGATCGTGACGGAGAAGGAGCAGCTGCAGGTGGAGGTGCGGTGCCGGTGGAAGGAGCTGGTGATGACGCGGGTCTTCGACGCCATCAAGagcctccgcctcgacgtccTCTCGGTGCAGGCCTCCGCGCCGGACGGTCTCCTTCGACTCAACATACGAGCCAag TATGCCAGTTCTGCAGCCGTGCCGCCTGGGGTGATCAGCGAAGCTCTCCGGACAGCCGTAGGCAACTAG